In Cellulomonas sp. Y8, the genomic stretch CCCCCAGCAGCGGCCGATGGTGCACGGCCGGCACGTGGAGATCTCGTCCCGGGTCAAGCACCTCGCCGGCCCGACGTCGCTCGCGGCGGCGGCCGGGGACGCCGGGGGCGCCTGACGTGGCCCGCACGCCCGCCGTCGGCCAGTGGCGCGCGGCGGCCCTGAGCCAGGACCGCGTCGCCGACTACAAGCCGTTCGTCATGGTCGACGGCGAGGGCGTGCGGTGCAGCCTGTACGTGTCGGGCTGCCCGTTCGCCTGCGCCGGCTGCTTCAACGAGGCGGCCTGGTCGTTCCGGTACGGCACGCCGTTCGACGACGCGCTCGCGGACCGGATCGCCGCCGACCTCGCGCACGAGGCCGTGCAGGGGCTGTCCCTGCTCGGCGGCGAGCCGTTCCTCAACACCGGCGCGTGCCTGCGGGTGGTGCGCCGGCTGCGGGCCGAGCACGGCCGGGCGAAGGACGTGTGGTGCTGGTCCGGCTACACGTTCGAGGAGCTCCTGGCGGAGGCCGCGGCGGGGCAGGCCGACAAGGCCGAGCTGCTCGGCGAGCTCGACGTGCTGGTGGACGGCCGGTTC encodes the following:
- the nrdG gene encoding anaerobic ribonucleoside-triphosphate reductase activating protein — encoded protein: MARTPAVGQWRAAALSQDRVADYKPFVMVDGEGVRCSLYVSGCPFACAGCFNEAAWSFRYGTPFDDALADRIAADLAHEAVQGLSLLGGEPFLNTGACLRVVRRLRAEHGRAKDVWCWSGYTFEELLAEAAAGQADKAELLGELDVLVDGRFELAQRDLTLAFRGSRNQRVLDVPASLAAGRAVPRGGLVGATDVGAPPDRRALV